In Centroberyx gerrardi isolate f3 chromosome 20, fCenGer3.hap1.cur.20231027, whole genome shotgun sequence, a genomic segment contains:
- the LOC139919880 gene encoding transmembrane protein 100-like: MGCSSGRQPPAPVLHPDLDCGNGSESNTLPQDSENQNQGLNGEGGVGRDPAKPPETLPTLERLAQATGGTEKSWYRCVFPFGVISLVIGVAGTGVTFTFNTLPQTKVVSVALLCVGVVMLLVAAVCWRAHRLRRRKKKEGGFFSSEQGTL, translated from the coding sequence ATGGGCTGCTCCTCAGGCCGCCAGCCCCCTGCCCCGGTACTTCACCCGGATCTGGACTGCGGCAACGGCAGCGAGAGCAACACCTTGCCCCAGGACTCTGAGAACCAGAACCAGGGCTTGAATGGAGAAGGAGGCGTGGGAAGAGACCCGGCGAAACCCCCCGAGACGCTCCCCACGCTGGAGCGCCTGGCCCAGGCCACGGGCGGCACGGAGAAGTCCTGGTACCGCTGCGTGTTCCCGTTCGGCGTGATCTCGCTGGTGATCGGGGTGGCGGGCACCGGGGTGACGTTCACCTTCAACACGCTGCCCCAGACCAAGGTGGTGTCGGTGGCGCTGCTGTGCGTCGGCGTGGTGATGCTGCTGGTGGCCGCCGTGTGCTGGAGGGCCCacagactgaggaggaggaagaagaaggagggggggTTCTTCAGCTCCGAACAGGGCACTTTGTGA